In [Clostridium] cellulosi, one genomic interval encodes:
- a CDS encoding hypothetical protein (High confidence in function and specificity) produces MTPLTIKDIAQLAGVGVSTVSRALNNYPDVNEETKQKILAIVEKYNYSPNQNAKILKQNATNNVSIVVKGSANPFFEVIIERMQQDLEKHGYNALVNYIDERSDEISEASKLNVEKKLEGIIFLGGTAGRFEKELTKFRIPCVVSTVYVPLPPDCNKACVCVDDRAAAAMAMDYLVENGHRHIAIIGGERGNRDGIDLRFEGAMESLRKHGIEFDERFYAESKFSLSDAYSAMSRLLFPGTPITAVLAMSDIMAIGAAKAITDSGLKIPDDISIIGYDGIDMAYFYNPTLATIKQPANELARISVDILIRLINGEKIESNQIQLETEMIKGCSVKRI; encoded by the coding sequence ATGACTCCACTAACAATAAAGGATATCGCGCAACTTGCTGGCGTTGGTGTCAGCACTGTTTCGAGAGCGTTGAATAATTATCCAGATGTCAACGAAGAAACTAAACAAAAAATTCTTGCTATTGTTGAAAAATATAATTATTCACCGAATCAAAATGCGAAAATTCTCAAGCAAAATGCTACAAATAATGTAAGCATTGTAGTAAAAGGCAGCGCGAACCCATTCTTTGAAGTTATTATTGAAAGAATGCAGCAGGACCTCGAAAAGCATGGATATAATGCTTTAGTTAATTATATAGATGAACGAAGTGACGAAATCAGCGAGGCTTCAAAACTCAATGTTGAAAAAAAGCTGGAAGGCATAATCTTTCTCGGGGGTACGGCCGGCAGGTTTGAAAAGGAATTGACTAAATTCCGTATTCCGTGTGTTGTTTCGACGGTTTATGTCCCTCTTCCGCCGGACTGCAATAAGGCTTGCGTGTGCGTCGATGACCGTGCAGCGGCTGCTATGGCTATGGATTATCTTGTCGAGAACGGGCACCGGCATATTGCGATTATCGGCGGCGAACGCGGCAACAGAGACGGCATAGACTTGCGATTTGAAGGCGCGATGGAAAGCTTAAGAAAACATGGAATAGAGTTCGATGAGCGGTTCTATGCTGAATCAAAATTTTCGCTGTCTGATGCCTACAGTGCAATGTCGCGTTTGCTTTTCCCGGGGACTCCGATAACGGCGGTTTTAGCTATGTCTGACATTATGGCTATTGGAGCCGCGAAAGCAATCACTGATTCAGGACTTAAGATACCGGATGATATTTCGATTATAGGCTATGACGGCATTGACATGGCTTATTTCTATAATCCGACTCTTGCTACAATCAAACAGCCAGCAAATGAACTTGCAAGGATAAGCGTTGATATATTGATCCGCCTAATAAATGGAGAGAAAATAGAAAGCAATCAAATCCAGCTCGAAACAGAGATGATTAAAGGCTGTTCTGTAAAAAGAATATAA
- the sigE gene encoding RNA polymerase sigma-E factor (High confidence in function and specificity): MFGIFKKILLRINLSLNLAAARILNRKVYYINGPELLPAPLATEEEKECLRNLMKDEDRAAGARNKLIVHNLRLVVYIAKKFENTGIGVEDLVSIGTIGLIKAVNTFCPSRNIKLATYASRCIENEILMFLRKNSGLKNEVSIDEPLNIDWDGNELLLSDVLGTESDVVHQNIEKDVEKSLLEDAINHLSKRERTIMEMRFGLCDGVERTQKEVADTLGISQSYISRLEKRIISRLRKEIERVS, encoded by the coding sequence GTGTTCGGGATATTTAAAAAAATACTTCTGAGAATCAATTTAAGTTTAAATCTTGCCGCCGCGAGAATTTTAAATCGCAAAGTCTATTATATAAATGGTCCGGAGCTGCTTCCGGCGCCGCTTGCGACGGAGGAGGAAAAAGAATGTCTCCGCAACCTCATGAAAGATGAGGATAGGGCGGCAGGAGCCAGAAATAAGCTGATTGTTCATAATCTAAGGCTTGTCGTATATATCGCAAAGAAGTTTGAAAATACGGGCATTGGCGTTGAGGACTTGGTCTCAATCGGGACGATTGGACTCATAAAAGCGGTCAATACATTTTGCCCCTCAAGGAATATAAAGCTTGCAACTTATGCCTCGCGGTGCATCGAAAACGAAATTCTCATGTTCCTGAGGAAAAACTCGGGGCTGAAAAATGAGGTCTCAATTGATGAACCGCTTAATATAGACTGGGATGGCAACGAGCTGCTGCTTTCCGACGTCCTCGGGACAGAGAGCGATGTAGTACATCAGAATATTGAAAAAGATGTTGAGAAATCGCTGCTTGAGGACGCGATTAACCACCTTTCAAAGCGTGAACGAACAATTATGGAAATGCGGTTCGGCCTCTGCGACGGCGTCGAGCGCACCCAAAAAGAAGTGGCGGATACGCTCGGAATTTCACAATCATACATATCAAGGCTTGAAAAGCGCATAATATCAAGGCTTCGCAAGGAAATCGAAAGAGTGAGCTGA
- the sigG gene encoding RNA polymerase sigma-G factor (High confidence in function and specificity), with product MQLNKVEICGVNTSKLKVLTEAEKMDLLQKTRQGDLKAREDLINGNLRLVLSVIQRFTNRGENLDDLFQVGCIGLIKAIDNFNLSQNVRFSTYAVPMIIGEIRRYLRDNNPVRVSRSMRDIAYKAMQCKEKLTNEKQREPTIEELAKAMDIPKEEIVLALESVVEPVSLYEPVYSDGGDTIYVMDQIGDNNKDDDWLDEIALKEAISHLTDREKRILSLRFFEGHTQMEVAAEIGISQAQVSRLEKGALSKIKKQI from the coding sequence ATGCAATTAAACAAGGTAGAAATTTGCGGTGTCAACACATCAAAGCTAAAAGTTCTGACCGAAGCTGAGAAAATGGATTTGCTACAAAAGACCAGACAAGGCGACTTAAAAGCGCGCGAAGATCTTATCAACGGAAACCTCAGGTTGGTTCTCAGTGTGATACAAAGATTTACAAATAGAGGAGAAAATTTAGACGACCTGTTTCAGGTCGGTTGTATAGGACTTATAAAAGCAATTGATAATTTTAACCTCTCTCAGAATGTCCGGTTCTCCACTTATGCAGTTCCGATGATAATCGGAGAAATCAGAAGATATTTAAGGGACAACAATCCGGTGCGGGTGTCGCGCTCAATGCGTGATATAGCATATAAGGCGATGCAGTGCAAGGAAAAGCTGACAAATGAAAAGCAGCGAGAGCCGACAATTGAAGAACTCGCAAAGGCGATGGATATTCCCAAAGAGGAAATTGTCCTTGCCCTCGAATCGGTGGTGGAACCGGTGTCGCTTTACGAGCCGGTTTATTCTGATGGAGGCGACACTATATATGTAATGGATCAAATAGGCGATAATAACAAAGATGACGATTGGCTTGATGAAATTGCGCTTAAGGAGGCGATAAGTCATCTGACAGACCGGGAAAAGCGCATCCTGTCGCTGAGATTTTTTGAAGGGCACACGCAGATGGAGGTGGCCGCCGAGATTGGCATTTCACAGGCACAGGTTTCGCGGCTTGAAAAGGGTGCCCTTTCAAAGATAAAAAAACAAATATAA
- the tuf gene encoding Elongation factor Tu (High confidence in function and specificity), with product MAKAKFERNKPHINIGTIGHVDHGKTTLTAAITKVLGFKGKAEYMAYDQIDKAPEERERGITINTAHVEYETDARHYAHVDCPGHADYVKNMITGAAQMDGAILVVSAADGPMPQTREHIVLARQVGVPYIVVYMNKTDQVDDPELLELVEMEIRDLLTKYEFPGDEVPIIKGSALQALECTSTDINAPEYKSILELMDAVDKYIPTPERKDDQPFLMPVEDVFTITGRGTVATGRVERGTVKLGEEVEIVGLTTERKKTVITGLEMFRKTLDFAEAGDNIGALLRGIQRNEIERGQVLCKPGSIHPYTKFTGQVYVLTKEEGGRHTPFFNNYRPQFYFRTTDVTGVITLPEGTEMCMPGDNVTMNVELITPIAIEVGLRFAIREGGRTVGSGMVTAVYD from the coding sequence GTGGCAAAGGCTAAGTTTGAGAGAAACAAACCTCACATTAATATCGGTACGATTGGTCACGTTGACCATGGTAAGACAACCCTGACCGCTGCTATCACAAAGGTTCTCGGTTTCAAGGGCAAAGCTGAGTATATGGCTTATGACCAGATCGATAAGGCTCCTGAAGAGAGAGAGCGCGGTATCACAATCAACACCGCTCATGTTGAGTACGAGACAGATGCAAGGCATTATGCACACGTTGACTGCCCGGGTCATGCTGACTATGTTAAGAACATGATCACTGGTGCTGCTCAGATGGACGGCGCTATTCTCGTCGTTTCCGCTGCTGACGGTCCTATGCCGCAGACTCGTGAGCACATCGTTCTTGCTCGTCAGGTCGGTGTACCGTATATCGTCGTTTATATGAACAAGACTGACCAAGTCGACGATCCTGAGCTGCTTGAGCTCGTTGAAATGGAAATTCGTGACCTGCTCACGAAGTACGAGTTCCCTGGCGACGAAGTCCCGATCATCAAGGGTTCAGCTCTCCAGGCTCTCGAGTGCACATCAACAGATATCAATGCTCCTGAATACAAGAGCATTCTCGAACTGATGGATGCAGTTGATAAGTATATCCCGACTCCGGAACGTAAAGACGACCAGCCGTTCCTTATGCCTGTTGAAGACGTATTCACCATCACAGGCCGTGGTACTGTTGCTACAGGCCGTGTTGAGCGTGGTACTGTCAAGCTCGGTGAAGAAGTTGAGATTGTCGGTCTTACAACAGAGCGCAAGAAGACTGTTATCACAGGTCTTGAGATGTTCCGTAAGACTCTTGACTTCGCAGAAGCCGGCGACAACATCGGTGCACTTCTCCGTGGTATTCAGAGAAATGAAATCGAGCGTGGACAGGTTCTCTGCAAACCTGGATCAATTCATCCGTATACAAAGTTCACTGGCCAGGTTTACGTCCTGACTAAGGAAGAGGGCGGCCGTCATACTCCGTTCTTCAACAACTACAGACCGCAGTTCTATTTCCGTACAACAGACGTTACTGGTGTCATCACTCTGCCGGAAGGCACTGAGATGTGCATGCCTGGCGACAATGTTACCATGAATGTTGAGCTCATCACTCCGATTGCTATCGAAGTTGGTCTGCGTTTCGCTATCCGTGAAGGCGGACGTACAGTAGGCTCAGGTATGGTAACAGCTGTTTATGACTAA
- a CDS encoding sigma-E processing peptidase SpoIIGA (High confidence in function and specificity) — MTVYIDVLFIINLIINYFIALAVASLLQINCKRLRIFAGAVFGALYAVFIFFPELNFMYTAVSKLLASAVIIFISFKIHSLKHFIVLLFNFYLISMLFGGAMYAIQYFLAPPVLNVRNGVTYMDISPMLLILTSAGCYIAIHLFSKFFHRNVHTDDIYETEIYLNGTAAAMDALLDNGNDLCDSLTGAPVIIAEYSKIEKLIPKSLRHCYKTGVMADPSVLEAAGFNKRFRVIPYKSVGSAGGVLPAFRPDKLVVKGADIECTDVLVAVSDHKFSDDGSFSALLNPRIFRKAVPQIQKAAKSQK, encoded by the coding sequence ATGACCGTATACATAGATGTTTTGTTTATAATTAACCTGATTATAAACTATTTCATAGCACTTGCGGTCGCCAGTTTGCTGCAGATAAACTGCAAAAGGCTAAGGATATTTGCGGGCGCAGTTTTCGGCGCCTTGTATGCGGTATTTATATTTTTCCCAGAGTTAAATTTCATGTATACGGCAGTTTCAAAACTACTTGCCTCTGCTGTAATAATATTCATCTCGTTCAAAATACATAGTTTGAAGCATTTTATTGTGCTGCTTTTCAATTTTTATCTTATCAGCATGCTTTTCGGCGGTGCTATGTATGCTATCCAGTATTTTTTGGCGCCGCCTGTGTTGAACGTCAGAAACGGCGTTACATATATGGACATTTCCCCGATGTTGTTGATATTGACAAGTGCGGGGTGCTATATTGCGATACATCTTTTCTCAAAGTTTTTTCATAGAAATGTACATACAGACGATATTTATGAGACAGAAATTTATCTCAACGGCACTGCGGCCGCAATGGACGCATTGCTTGATAACGGCAACGACCTCTGCGACTCGCTGACGGGCGCGCCAGTAATAATAGCAGAGTATTCAAAGATTGAGAAGTTGATTCCCAAATCACTGAGGCACTGCTATAAAACAGGGGTTATGGCAGACCCGTCGGTTTTGGAAGCAGCAGGTTTCAATAAAAGGTTCAGGGTTATACCATACAAATCCGTCGGCAGTGCAGGCGGGGTATTACCGGCTTTCCGTCCGGATAAACTCGTAGTAAAAGGTGCAGACATCGAATGTACCGACGTCCTTGTAGCAGTCTCAGACCATAAGTTTTCTGATGACGGCAGTTTCAGCGCTTTGCTGAATCCGAGAATTTTCAGAAAAGCGGTTCCTCAGATACAGAAAGCGGCAAAGTCGCAAAAATAA